Proteins from a single region of Eublepharis macularius isolate TG4126 chromosome 9, MPM_Emac_v1.0, whole genome shotgun sequence:
- the NUAK1 gene encoding NUAK family SNF1-like kinase 1 isoform X2, which translates to MVHIRREIEIMSSLSHPHIITIYEVFENKDKIVIIMEYASKGELYDYISERRRLNERETRHFFRQIVSAVHYCHKNGVVHRDLKLENILLDDNCNIKIADFGLSNLYQKDKFLQTFCGSPLYASPEIVNGRPYRGPEVDSWALGVLLYTLVYGTMPFDGFDHKNLIRQISSGEYREPTQPSDARGLIRWMLMVNPERRATIEDIANHWWVNWGYKSSVCDCDALQDSESPLLSRFIDWHHRSSGLQPETDTKLKCLSKPKGSEVMLERQRSLKKSKKENDIAQSIQEGGGDSACKLNSKRPKGILKKRSNSEHRSHSAGFIEGVVSPVLPSTFKMEQELCRTSMSIKSVVEGEVTGKYCTKQSSLMPKKGILKKTQQRESGYYSSPERSESSELLDHNEEAGNSDTSPSVIETLRIESFSHSYRRKGILKHSSKYSTSSTDSALVSPDTPMLEAMEETVLPGDGLSRSYSRPSSVISDDSILSNDSFDLVDLQENRLRIRSCVSAENVLQMQDFQGLQNRSRPQYLKRYRNRAADSSFSLLMDMDDVTQVYKKALEICNKLN; encoded by the exons TTTTTGAAAATAAAGATAAAATTGTGATCATCATGGAATATGCAAGCAAAGGGGAATTGTATGATTATATCAGTGAGAGGCGAAGGCTGAATGAGCGGGAGACAAGGCACTTCTTCCGGCAAATTGTTTCTGCTGTGCATTACTGCCACAAG AATGGCGTTGTCCATAGGGACCTAAAACTGGAAAATATTCTTCTGGATGACAATTGTAATATTAAG ATTGCAGATTTTGGACTATCAAATCTTTATCAAAAAGATAAATTTCTTCAGACTTTCTGTGGAAGTCCACTGTATGCTTCTCCCGAAATTGTCAATGGAAGACCTTATCGAGGCCCAGAG GTTGACAGCTGGGCCCTTGGTGTATTGCTTTACACTCTGGTGTATGGAACGATGCCCTTTGATGGCTTTGATCACAAAAATCTAATCAGGCAGATCAGTAGTGGAGAATATCGTGAGCCAACACAACCCTCAG ATGCTCGTGGCCTGATCAGATGGATGTTGATGGTGAATCCTGAGCGCAGAGCAACCATTGAAGACATAGCCAACCACTGGTGGGTTAACTGGGGCTACAAGAGCAGTGTTTGTGATTGCGATGCCTTGCAAGACTCTGAGTCTCCTCTGCTGTCTAGGTTTATAGATTGGCATCATCGTTCTAGTGGCCTCCAGCCAGAGACGGATACCAAATTGAAGTGCCTTTCCAAACCAAAAGGATCTGAAGTCATGTTAGAGAGACAGAGGTCCCTGAAAAAATCAAAGAAGGAAAACGACATTGCACAGTCTAtccaggaaggaggaggagacagtgcATGCAAACTTAACTCCAAGAGGCCAAAAGGCATCTTGAAGAAAAGGAGCAACAGTGAACATCGATCTCACAGTGCAGGGTTCATAGAAGGAGTGGTTAGTCCAGTGTTACCCTCCACTTTTAAAATGGAGCAGGAATTGTGTAGGACAAGCATGTCTATTAAGAGTGTTGTAGAGGGGGAGGTAACGGGTAAATACTGCACTAAGCAGTCTTCCTTAatgccaaaaaaaggaatcctCAAGAAGACACAGCAGAGAGAATCTGGTTATTACTCGTCTCCAGAGCGGAGTGAATCTTCAGAACTTTTGGACCATAATGAAGAGGCAGGAAACAGTGACACATCCCCAAGTGTCATCGAGACATTAAGGATAGAATCTTTCAGCCATTCTTACAGGCGCAAGGGTATTTTGAAACACAGCAGCAAGTATTCCACCAGTAGCACAGATTCAGCTTTGGTGAGCCCTGACACACCAATGCTAGAAGCCATGGAAGAAACAGTCCTCCCTGGAGATGGATTATCTCGAAGTTATAGCCGCCCTTCTAGTGTAATTAGTGATGACAGCATCCTGTCCAATGACTCTTTTGATTTGGTGGATCTGCAAGAGAACAGGCTGAGAATAAGAAGCTGTGTGTCTGCTGAAAATGTCCTACAGATGCAGGATTTCCAAGGACTCCAGAACCGCTCACGGCCACAATATCTGAAACGTTACCGGAATCGGGCTGCTGATAGCAGTTTTTCCCTCCTTATGGACATGGATGATGTCACTCAGGTCTACAAGAAAGCTCTGGAGATCTGTAACAAACTGAACTAG